A single region of the Vicia villosa cultivar HV-30 ecotype Madison, WI linkage group LG4, Vvil1.0, whole genome shotgun sequence genome encodes:
- the LOC131595253 gene encoding protein FAR1-RELATED SEQUENCE 11-like → MSDGASLVLESSENGTDLSQDDIGTVEETPEETILSRQTSVNLVPFIGQRFVSQEAAYEFYCSFAKQFGFSIRRHRTRGKDGVGRGVTRRDFTCHRGGFPQNKHSEDVGKVQRNRKSSRCGCQAYLRIVKRVDFDVPEWRVTGFRNIHNHELLKSNEVRLLPSYCPISPDDKSRICMFAKAGMSVRQMLRLMELEKGLKLGCLPFTEIDVRNLLQSFRNVDKDNDPIDLIAMCKRLKDENHNFKYDFKIDNNNRLEYIAWSYGSSIQSYEVFGDAVVFDTTYRVEAYDMLLGIWLGVDNNGMICCFSCALLRDENMPSFSWALKAFLGFMKGKAPQTILTDHNMWLKEAIAVEMPETKHAFCIWHILSKFSDWFSLLLGSQYDEWKAEFHRLYNLEMVEDFEQGWRQMIDNYGLHANKHIISLYSLRTFWALPFLRLFFFAGLTSTNQTESVNVFIQRFLSAQSQPERFLEQVADIVDFNDRAGAKQKMQRKTQKVILKTGSPIESHAATILTPYALSKLQEELVSAPQYASLMVDEGSFQVRHHSQTDGGCKVLWLPCQEHISCSCHLFEFSGILCKHVLRVMSTNNCFHIPDQYLPLRWRTISSSSVNHFQGASGMDQPERIQFLESLVSTLLMESVETDERLDVACDQVSVVISRIKTLPRSSHAVNDITFSYASDSLILPEVEDTDEMINGFTISNPHDSMGLGKLKERRVRDGVDLTRKRRQFSAPLCVQYGHDGSDCSIMADDNISEDALGYM, encoded by the exons ATGTCGGACGGAGCCAGTCTTGTGTTAGAATCATCTGAAAACGGGACTGATTTGTCTCAGGATGACATTGGCACTGTTGAGGAAACACCGGAGGAAACAATTTTGTCGAGACAAACTTCTGTTAACCTTGTTCCTTTTATTGGTCAAAGATTTGTCTCTCAAGAAGCTGCTTATGAGTTTTATTGCAGTTTTGCTAAACAGTTTGGTTTTTCTATTAGACGGCACCGTACCCGAGGGAAAGATGGGGTTGGCCGAGGAGTAACAAGGAGGGATTTTACTTGCCATAGAGGTGGATTTCCTCAAAATAAACATTCTGAAGATGTGGGGAAGGTGCAAAGGAACCGTAAATCATCTCGCTGTGGTTGCCAAGCGTATCTGCGTATTGTGAAAAGGGTGGATTTTGATGTCCCTGAATGGCGTGTTACTGGTTTTAGAAACATTCATAATCATGAGTTGTTGAAATCCAATGAGGTGCGTCTTCTTCCATCATACTGTCCAATATCGCCTGATGATAAGAGCCGCATATGCATGTTTGCCAAAGCTGGAATGTCGGTAAGACAAATGTTGAGATTAATGGAGCTAGAGAAGGGCCTCAAACTTGGCTGTCTTCCTTTTACAGAGATAGATGTGAGAAACTTGTTGCAGTCTTTCAGAAATGTGGATAAAGATAATGATCCTATTGATCTGATTGCAATGTGTAAGAGATTAAAAGATGAAAATCACAACTTCAAGTATGACTTTAAGATAGATAATAATAACAGGCTCGAGTACATTGCGTGGTCCTACGGCTCATCAATTCAATCATATGAAGTATTTGGAGATGCTGTGGTTTTTGATACAACCTACCGAGTAGAGGCTTATGACATGCTGTTGGGAATTTGGCTTGGAGTCGACAATAATGGAATGATATGTTGCTTTAGTTGTGCACTTCTAAGGGACGAAAATATGCCATCTTTTTCATGGGCTTTAAAG GCTTTCTTGGGCTTCATGAAAGGAAAGGCTCCACAAACAATACTGACTGATCATAACATGTGGCTGAAAGAAGCTATTGCTGTTGAAATGCCTGAAACTAAACACGCCTTTTGTATATGGCATATTCTCTCCAAATTCTCTGACTGGTTTTCTTTACTTCTTGGATCACAATATGATGAGTGGAAAGCTGAGTTCCATCGGCTCTACAATTTGGAAATGGTGGAAGATTTCGAACAAGGCTGGAGGCAAATGATTGATAATTATGGACTCCACGCAAATAAACATATTATTAGCCTATACTCATTAAGGACATTTTGGGCTTTACCATTCTTGAGGCTATTCTTCTTTGCAGGATTGACCAGTACTAATCAGACCGAGTCCGTTAATGTTTTCATCCAACGGTTCTTAAGTGCCCAATCTCaaccagagcgctttttagagCAA GTGGCTGATATTGTTGATTTTAACGACCGAGCCGGAGCAAAGCAAAAGATGCAAAGGAAAACACAGAAAGTGATCCTCAAAACTGGTTCACCTATAGAATCCCATGCCGCCACTATACTTACTCCTTATGCCTTGAGCAAACTCCAGGAAGAGTTAGTTTCGGCACCACAATATGCATCCCTTATGGTTGATGAAGGTTCTTTCCAGGTCAGACACCACTCTCAGACAGATGGAGGTTGCAAAGTGCTTTGGCTTCCTTGTCAAGAGCACATCAGCTGCAGCTGTCATCTGTTCGAATTTTCAGGCATCTTATGTAAACACGTGCTACGTGTCATGTCAACTAATAACTGTTTTCacatcccggatcaatatttgcCGCTCCGATGGAGAACCATCAGTTCATCTTCTGTTAACCATTTTCAGGGTGCAAGTGGCATGGATCAGCCTGAAAGGATACAGTTTTTGGAGTCTTTGGTTTCAACCCTTCTAATGGAATCCGTCGAAACCGATGAACGCCTTGATGTAGCTTGTGACCAAGTTTCTGTAGTTATATCACGTATCAAAACTCTTCCCAGGTCATCACATGCGGTAAATGACATTACATTTAGTTATGCATCCGATTCATTGATCTTGCCAGAGGTAGAAGATACCGATGAAATGATTAACGGTTTTACAATCTCAAACCCCCATGATTCTATGGGTTTAGGTAAGTTAAAGGAGAGAAGGGTAAGAGACGGAGTTGATCTCACTAGAAAACGTAGGCAGTTCTCGGCACCATTGTGTGTACAATATGGACATGATGGATCTGATTGCTCGATAATGGCCGACGATAATATTAGTGAAGATGCATTAGGGTATATGTAG